A segment of the Sporohalobacter salinus genome:
TCAGCACTAGATATAATATTGGTTTTTGATTTTACTTCATTTTGATTATCGTTAAGAAGCTTCTTTTTGTCTGTAACTTTATATTTCATCTTAGCTGGAATATCCTCTCCAATCCAGACACTAGTAACTAAGCCAGGGGTGTATCCGGTAAACCAAGCATCAGTATAATCAGAAGTAGTACCGGTCTTACCAGCAGCTGGACGATCAAGATTAGCACGCCATCCGGTTCCCCAAACAATAGGACCACGAGCAAGGACTGACTGTAGCATATCATTAACAATATAGGCAACTTCTTTATCTAAAACTATTTTCTGTTGAGGATCATTTTCAAAAATAACATTGCCTCGATTATCGACAACTTTTAGAAGAGCAATAGGTTCAACTCGAATGCCTTCATTTGCTAAAACCCCATAAGCTGAAGTCATTTCTAAAGGAGTAACACCTTTAGTTAATCCACCAAGGGCTAAAGCTAAGTTTTTATCATTTTTGGAACCTGTTTTGACAATATTTTTGATTCCCATTTTTTCAGCTACTTTAATTGTATTGTCAATTCCAATTTGTTCTAATAATTTAACAGCCATAACGTTAATTGATTTAGCTAAACCAATTCTTAAAGTAGTAGGACCTAAATACTTGTCATTATAATTACGAGGAATCCATTTATCATTTGAATTAAATCCTACTTGATATTTTTTAGGTGTATCATCTATTATTGACGCAGGTGAATAGCCTTGTTCAATAGCTGCAGTATAGACAAAGGGTTTAAAAGCTGATCCTGGTTGGCGTTGTGCTTGAGTAGCCCGATTATATTTATCCTCTTTTTCACCTCGTCCTCCAATCATTACTTTAATATGACCATTTTGAGGATTGATAGTTGTTAATGCAACTTGAGGTTGAAGCTGTCCTTTTCCTCCTTTTTTCTTAACACTAGGAATATAATTATTAAATGCTTTTTCAACTGTTTTTTCAGCTTTCTTTTGCATATCATAGTCAAGAGTAGTATATACTTTTAATCCACTATTATAGACTGCTTGTGCACCATACATATCGATTAGTTTTCTACGAATATGACGAACAAAGTAGGGAGCTTTGTCTTTCTTATGTTCTAATCCATTTTCGTTTTCAATTGGCTGATCTTTTGCTTTTTCAGCTTGAGATTCAGTAATATAACCGTATTTTTTCATTTGTTCTAAAACAAGATTACGCCGTACTTTAGCTGACTGCTTATTTTTATATGGTGAATAATTATTGGGAGCTTTAGGTAATCCAGCAAGCAAAGCAGCTTCAGATAAAGTCAAGTCCTGGGCATCTTTATTAAAATAGAATTTAGCTGCTGTTTGGACTCCATAAACACCATGACCGAGATAAATTTCATTAAGATAGAATTCTAAAATTTCTTTTTTAGTATACATTCTTTCGAATTGAATGGCTAAATAAGCTTCTTGAATTTTACGGGAAAGAGTACGTTCGTGAGTTAATAATGCGTTTTTGGCTAATTGTTGAGTAAGCGTACTTCCTCCCTGAATAATTCCTCCACCTTTAATATCGGTCCATAAGGCTCGTCCAATAGCCCATGGATCTACGCCGTGATGTTCATAAAATCGATTATCTTCAATAGCAACTATTGCATTTTGTAAATTTTTAGGAATTTTTGAAATCGGGACATATACCCTGTTTTCCTGATAAAGTCGTGATAATAATTTATTATCTTCTGAATAAATTGTAGTTGATTCACTGGCTTTCCAGCGTCCATAGTTTGATATATCAGGGGTTTTTTTAACAATCCAGGTAACAGAACCGATTAAAGCTCCAGATAGAATTGCAAATAATAATATAATAGATATTATTGATACCTTTTTAAATCGGGACATAAGGCTTCCTCCTTCCAGCATTATTATAACATAAAATAAATAATATATATAGTTTGGGTTAAAATAAAAATCTGGTAGTATAATATATAATTCTATAGGATTTAATAAATTGATATTTCATTTTGTCTATGCTATAATATTATAACATATTTGTAAAGTGGATTTTAAGTATAGGAGGCAATAGGTTATGAGTAGTGATACTAGAATTGAAAAACAGTTAAAGGTTATCAAGCGTGGTGTAACAGAGTTAATTTCAGAAGATGAATTAAAGGATAAGCTAAAAGAAGTTCAAAAAGAAAATAGACCTTTAAAAGTAAAACTTGGACTTGATCCGACAGCACCTGATATTCATTTAGGTCATACTGTTGTATTACAGAAGCTAAAGCAGTTTCAAGATTTAGGTCATGAAGTTATATTGCTTATCGGTGATTTTACTGGCCGAATTGGAGATCCATCGGGGAAATCAAAAACCAGACCTCAATTGACAGAAGAAGAAGTAATAGAAAATGCTAAAACATATAAAGAACAGATATTTAAAGTTTTAGACCCGGGTAAAACTCGTTTAGTTTTTAATAGTGAATGGTTAGGAAAAATGGATTTTGCTGATGTACTTAATCTTTCGGCTAAATATACTGTAGCAAGAATGTTAGAGAGAGAAGACTTTGCTAATCGTTATGAGAACAATCAATCAATTGGTGTTCACGAATTTTTCTATCCATTAATGCAGGGATATGATTCTGTAGCTATTGAAGCTGATGTTGAGCTGGGAGGTACTGACCAGAAGTTTAATCTTTTAGTTGGACGCAGACTTCAAAAAGAATATGGTCAAGAACCACAGGTCATTATTATGATGCCTTTATTAGAGGGGCTAGACGGTGAAAAGAAAATGAGTAAGAGTTTGGGTAATTACATAGGTATTGATGATAATGCTAATGACATGTATGGTAAAGTAATGTCAATTCCTGATAAATTATTAACACGTTACTTTGAATTATTAACTGATGTTTCTTTAGAAGAGTTAAAGGAGATAAAGACTGGTTTATCCAGCGGAGAATTACATCCAATGGAGACTAAAAAACGGTTAGCACGGACAATTGTAGCTAAATATTATGATGAGGTAACAGCTAAAAAAGCTGCTGAAGAATTTGAACGCGTCTTTAAAGAAGGAGAATTGCCGGAGGATATTCCTCAAATAAATCTTAGTAGTGATGAATTGGAAAATGGTGAACTGTGGATTGTAAAGTTAGTAGCGGCTACTGGGTTAGTAGATAGTAACAGTCAAGCTAGAAGAATGATAAAACAAGGTGCAGTTAAGATTGATGGTAAGAAGTATGATAAGATTAATATTGATTTAAAAGTAGAAGATGGTATGATAATTCAGATTGGTAAGAAGCGTTTTGCGGAGGTAAATTTAGATTAGGTTTTTTCACATAACCACCTCTTAATACATAGAATATTAAGAGGTGGTTATTTTGAATATATCGCTAAAAAGATTACTGGCTTTAATATTGGTGGCTACTCTTTTATTTACTGTTCTTTTTGTAATCTTAATAGAAATTACACTTAGCCCTATTTTTCGTAATATATCTAAGACAAAAGTTTCTACTAT
Coding sequences within it:
- a CDS encoding transglycosylase domain-containing protein, producing MSRFKKVSIISIILLFAILSGALIGSVTWIVKKTPDISNYGRWKASESTTIYSEDNKLLSRLYQENRVYVPISKIPKNLQNAIVAIEDNRFYEHHGVDPWAIGRALWTDIKGGGIIQGGSTLTQQLAKNALLTHERTLSRKIQEAYLAIQFERMYTKKEILEFYLNEIYLGHGVYGVQTAAKFYFNKDAQDLTLSEAALLAGLPKAPNNYSPYKNKQSAKVRRNLVLEQMKKYGYITESQAEKAKDQPIENENGLEHKKDKAPYFVRHIRRKLIDMYGAQAVYNSGLKVYTTLDYDMQKKAEKTVEKAFNNYIPSVKKKGGKGQLQPQVALTTINPQNGHIKVMIGGRGEKEDKYNRATQAQRQPGSAFKPFVYTAAIEQGYSPASIIDDTPKKYQVGFNSNDKWIPRNYNDKYLGPTTLRIGLAKSINVMAVKLLEQIGIDNTIKVAEKMGIKNIVKTGSKNDKNLALALGGLTKGVTPLEMTSAYGVLANEGIRVEPIALLKVVDNRGNVIFENDPQQKIVLDKEVAYIVNDMLQSVLARGPIVWGTGWRANLDRPAAGKTGTTSDYTDAWFTGYTPGLVTSVWIGEDIPAKMKYKVTDKKKLLNDNQNEVKSKTNIISSAETARLWGEYMRKVIKDRPVKEFNTTDNIVSKDICIESGKLPSENCPKSTIRKEIFIKGTEPTKECQLHRPTAEVKIDTSTNKLATDYCPPEKVETYTYQKDTHIRVDKNGVPIKKVDKETKVPLRDEAGNYIYEKMPKEKCEVHSPDSLQDKIKNKTDKIKEKFQEFFDISN
- the tyrS gene encoding tyrosine--tRNA ligase codes for the protein MSSDTRIEKQLKVIKRGVTELISEDELKDKLKEVQKENRPLKVKLGLDPTAPDIHLGHTVVLQKLKQFQDLGHEVILLIGDFTGRIGDPSGKSKTRPQLTEEEVIENAKTYKEQIFKVLDPGKTRLVFNSEWLGKMDFADVLNLSAKYTVARMLEREDFANRYENNQSIGVHEFFYPLMQGYDSVAIEADVELGGTDQKFNLLVGRRLQKEYGQEPQVIIMMPLLEGLDGEKKMSKSLGNYIGIDDNANDMYGKVMSIPDKLLTRYFELLTDVSLEELKEIKTGLSSGELHPMETKKRLARTIVAKYYDEVTAKKAAEEFERVFKEGELPEDIPQINLSSDELENGELWIVKLVAATGLVDSNSQARRMIKQGAVKIDGKKYDKINIDLKVEDGMIIQIGKKRFAEVNLD